From a region of the Pseudomonas fulva 12-X genome:
- a CDS encoding efflux RND transporter periplasmic adaptor subunit, whose protein sequence is MQKKPAFAAMVSAIALATLTLAGCKDEAAPPPKQAPTVGIVTVKTEPYTLTTELPGRTAAFRIAEVRPQVNGIIQKRLFKEGSEVKAGQQLYQIDAAVYEAAAKSAEATLASAKSLSERYKSLVSDQAVSRQAYDEAQASRLQAEAALEQARINVRYTKVLAPIAGRVGRSAVTEGALVSSGQTTAMATIQQLDPIYVDVTQPTKDLLRLRRELESGQLQKASDTAAKVQLRLEDGSTYQHEGTLEFSEVSVDEGTGSVTLRAVFPNPDHTLLPGMFVHARLPAGVNKEAILAPQQGITRNAKGDPTALVVNAENKVELRQVKAERTDGNRWVVLDGLKAGDKLITEGLQFVQPGAEVKTTEAKNVAAPEQAAADQAEPEQAESR, encoded by the coding sequence ATGCAGAAGAAGCCAGCCTTCGCCGCTATGGTTTCCGCTATCGCTCTGGCTACGCTGACGCTCGCCGGCTGCAAAGACGAGGCGGCGCCACCGCCGAAACAGGCACCGACTGTCGGTATCGTCACCGTTAAAACCGAGCCCTACACCCTCACCACCGAGCTGCCGGGCCGCACCGCCGCGTTCCGCATCGCCGAGGTGCGTCCGCAGGTCAACGGCATTATCCAGAAGCGCCTGTTCAAGGAAGGCTCCGAGGTCAAGGCTGGCCAGCAGCTGTATCAGATCGACGCCGCCGTTTATGAAGCTGCCGCCAAGAGCGCCGAAGCGACCCTGGCTTCGGCCAAGTCGCTTTCCGAGCGCTACAAGAGCCTGGTCTCCGATCAGGCGGTGAGCCGTCAGGCCTATGACGAAGCCCAGGCTTCCCGCCTGCAGGCTGAAGCGGCCCTTGAACAGGCGCGCATCAACGTGCGTTACACCAAGGTGCTGGCGCCCATCGCCGGTCGCGTTGGCCGTTCTGCAGTGACCGAAGGTGCGCTGGTCAGCAGCGGCCAGACCACTGCCATGGCGACCATCCAGCAGCTCGACCCGATCTATGTCGACGTGACCCAGCCGACCAAGGACCTGCTGCGCCTGCGCCGCGAGCTGGAAAGCGGCCAGTTGCAGAAGGCCAGCGACACCGCCGCCAAGGTGCAGCTGCGCCTGGAAGACGGCAGCACTTATCAGCACGAAGGCACCCTGGAGTTCTCCGAAGTGTCGGTCGACGAAGGCACCGGTTCGGTGACCTTGCGCGCCGTGTTCCCCAACCCGGATCACACCCTGCTGCCGGGCATGTTCGTGCATGCGCGTCTGCCGGCTGGTGTGAACAAGGAGGCGATTCTCGCGCCGCAGCAGGGCATCACCCGCAACGCCAAGGGTGACCCGACCGCCCTGGTGGTCAACGCCGAGAACAAGGTCGAGCTGCGTCAGGTCAAGGCCGAGCGCACCGACGGCAACCGCTGGGTGGTGCTCGATGGCCTGAAGGCCGGCGACAAGCTGATCACCGAAGGCCTGCAGTTCGTGCAGCCGGGTGCCGAGGTGAAAACCACCGAGGCCAAGAACGTGGCTGCGCCAGAACAGGCCGCGGCTGACCAGGCTGAACCTGAACAGGCCGAAAGCCGCTAA
- a CDS encoding efflux RND transporter permease subunit: MSNFFIDRPIFAWVIALVIMLAGGLSILKLPVNQYPSIAAPAVSIQVNYPGASAQTVQDTVVQVIEQQMNGIDGLRYISSASNSDGSMEIIVTFNQGTNPDIAQVQVQNKLQLATPLLPQEVQQQGLRVTKAVKNFLLVIGVVSTDGSMTNQDLSNYIVANMQDPISRTPGVGDFQVFGAQYAMRIWLDPAKLNNFQLTPVDVRTAVQAQNVQISSGQFGGLPASPGQQLNATIIGKTRLQTPEQFRNILLKVNRDGSQVRLGDVAKVELGGENYNIRAQFNGNPASGLAIKLATGANALDTAKAIRATIDQLKPFFPAGMEVVMPYDSTPVVEESIHGVVKTLAEAFVLVFLVMYLFLQNFRATLIPTLAVPVVLLGTFGVLAVFGYSINTLTMFAMILAIGLLVDDAIVVVENVERVMREEGLSPREATRKSMGQIQGALVGIGVVLSAVLLPMAFFGGSVGVIYRQFSITIVSAMVLSVILALIFTPSLCATMLKPIAKGEHHEKRGFFGWFNRTFERSVNGYERGVRGVVKRKAPFLIIYAVIVAIAGWLFTLIPSAFLPEEDQGVLFAQVQTPSGSSAARTQAVVDDMRKYLLEDEKDVVKSVFTVTGFNFAGRGQSSGMAFIMLKPWSERTAAGTSVFDLRDRAQGHFFAGGFRDAMVFAFAPPAVMELGNATGFNLFLQDRAGVGQATLNQARDKFLQLANQSPVLTSVRANGLLDEPQYKLIVDDEKVRTLGVSLSDVNTTLQIGWGGSYVNDFIDKGRVKKVYLQGQSDSRMNPEDLSKWHVRNDQGQMVPFSAFATGEWIYGSPKLSRYNGVSAIEILGAPAPGHSSGEAMAEVERIAAELPQGIGYDWTGQSYEERLAGSQTLALYALSLLVVFLCLAALYESWSIPFSVILVVPLGILGALLFTLGRGLSNDVFFQVGLITTIGLSARNAILIVEFAKALHEQGKSHLEAAVEACRMRLRPIIMTSLAFILGVVPLAIASGAGSGSKHAIGTGVIGGMLTAAVLAIFWIPLFYVVVSSMFKDKSVKQSNDEEAVQ; the protein is encoded by the coding sequence ATGTCGAATTTCTTCATCGACAGGCCGATTTTCGCCTGGGTGATCGCCTTGGTGATCATGCTGGCCGGTGGCCTGTCCATCCTCAAATTGCCCGTCAACCAGTACCCGAGCATCGCCGCGCCGGCAGTGAGCATCCAGGTCAACTACCCGGGTGCTTCCGCACAGACCGTGCAGGACACCGTGGTACAGGTGATCGAACAGCAGATGAACGGCATCGACGGGCTGCGTTACATCAGCTCGGCGAGCAACTCCGACGGCAGCATGGAGATCATCGTCACCTTCAACCAGGGCACCAACCCGGACATCGCCCAGGTTCAGGTACAGAACAAGCTGCAACTGGCCACTCCCTTGCTGCCTCAGGAGGTCCAGCAGCAGGGCCTGCGCGTGACCAAGGCGGTGAAGAACTTCCTCCTGGTGATCGGTGTGGTATCCACCGACGGCAGCATGACCAACCAGGATCTGTCCAACTACATCGTCGCCAACATGCAGGACCCGATTTCCCGGACTCCGGGTGTCGGTGACTTCCAGGTGTTCGGTGCCCAGTACGCCATGCGTATCTGGCTCGATCCGGCCAAACTCAACAACTTCCAGCTGACCCCGGTCGACGTGCGCACCGCCGTACAGGCGCAGAACGTGCAGATCTCCTCCGGCCAGTTCGGCGGCCTGCCGGCCAGCCCCGGCCAGCAGCTCAACGCCACCATCATTGGCAAGACCCGCCTGCAGACCCCCGAGCAGTTCCGCAACATCCTGCTCAAGGTCAACCGCGATGGCTCCCAGGTACGCCTGGGCGATGTCGCCAAGGTCGAGCTGGGCGGCGAGAACTACAATATCCGTGCGCAGTTCAACGGCAACCCGGCCTCCGGTCTGGCGATCAAGCTGGCTACCGGTGCCAACGCCCTGGATACCGCCAAGGCGATCCGTGCCACTATCGACCAGCTCAAGCCGTTCTTCCCGGCCGGCATGGAAGTGGTGATGCCGTATGACTCCACCCCGGTGGTGGAGGAGTCGATCCACGGCGTGGTCAAGACCCTGGCCGAAGCCTTCGTGCTGGTGTTCCTGGTCATGTACCTGTTCCTGCAGAACTTCCGCGCCACGCTGATCCCCACCCTGGCGGTGCCGGTGGTGCTGCTCGGCACCTTCGGCGTGCTGGCGGTATTCGGCTACAGCATCAACACCCTGACCATGTTCGCCATGATTCTGGCCATCGGCCTGCTGGTGGACGACGCCATCGTGGTGGTGGAAAACGTCGAGCGGGTGATGCGCGAGGAGGGCCTGTCGCCACGTGAGGCGACGCGCAAATCCATGGGGCAGATCCAGGGCGCGCTGGTGGGCATCGGCGTGGTGCTCTCGGCGGTACTGCTGCCGATGGCCTTCTTCGGCGGTTCGGTGGGCGTGATCTACCGGCAGTTCTCGATCACCATCGTCTCGGCCATGGTGCTATCGGTGATCCTCGCGCTGATCTTCACCCCGTCGCTGTGCGCCACCATGCTCAAGCCCATCGCCAAGGGCGAGCACCACGAGAAGCGCGGCTTCTTCGGCTGGTTCAACCGCACCTTCGAGCGCAGCGTCAACGGTTACGAGCGCGGTGTGCGTGGCGTGGTCAAGCGCAAGGCGCCTTTCCTGATCATCTACGCGGTCATCGTCGCCATTGCCGGCTGGCTGTTTACCCTGATCCCCTCGGCGTTCCTGCCCGAGGAAGACCAGGGCGTGCTGTTCGCCCAGGTGCAGACGCCTTCGGGCTCCAGCGCCGCGCGTACCCAGGCGGTCGTCGACGACATGCGCAAGTACCTGCTCGAAGACGAGAAGGACGTGGTCAAGTCGGTGTTCACCGTGACCGGTTTCAACTTCGCCGGTCGTGGCCAGAGCTCGGGTATGGCGTTCATCATGCTCAAACCCTGGTCCGAGCGTACCGCCGCCGGCACCAGCGTGTTCGACTTGCGTGATCGTGCCCAGGGCCACTTCTTCGCTGGCGGCTTCCGCGACGCCATGGTGTTCGCCTTCGCCCCGCCAGCGGTGATGGAGCTGGGTAACGCCACCGGCTTCAACCTGTTCCTGCAGGACCGCGCCGGCGTTGGCCAGGCCACGCTTAACCAGGCCCGTGACAAGTTTCTGCAGTTGGCCAACCAGAGTCCGGTGCTGACCAGCGTGCGTGCCAACGGCCTGCTCGACGAGCCGCAGTACAAGCTGATCGTCGACGACGAGAAGGTGCGCACCCTCGGTGTGTCCCTGTCGGACGTCAACACCACCCTGCAGATCGGCTGGGGCGGCAGCTACGTCAACGACTTCATCGACAAGGGCCGGGTCAAGAAGGTTTACCTGCAGGGTCAGAGCGACTCGCGCATGAACCCCGAGGACCTGAGCAAATGGCACGTGCGTAACGATCAGGGCCAGATGGTGCCTTTCAGTGCCTTCGCCACCGGCGAGTGGATCTACGGTTCGCCCAAGCTGTCGCGCTACAACGGTGTGAGCGCCATCGAGATTCTCGGTGCGCCGGCGCCTGGCCACAGTTCCGGTGAGGCCATGGCCGAAGTCGAGCGCATCGCCGCCGAACTGCCGCAGGGCATCGGCTACGACTGGACCGGGCAATCCTACGAGGAGCGTCTGGCCGGCTCGCAAACCCTGGCCCTCTACGCGTTGTCGCTGCTGGTGGTGTTCCTCTGCCTGGCGGCGCTGTACGAGAGCTGGTCGATTCCGTTCTCGGTGATCCTGGTGGTGCCGCTGGGTATTCTCGGTGCGCTGCTGTTCACCCTGGGTCGCGGGCTGTCCAACGACGTGTTCTTCCAGGTGGGTCTGATCACCACCATCGGTCTGTCGGCGCGTAACGCGATTCTCATCGTCGAGTTCGCCAAGGCGCTGCACGAGCAGGGCAAGAGCCATCTCGAGGCCGCCGTCGAGGCGTGCCGCATGCGTCTGCGTCCGATCATCATGACTTCCCTGGCGTTCATCCTCGGTGTGGTGCCGCTGGCCATCGCCAGTGGCGCGGGTTCAGGTAGCAAACATGCCATCGGTACCGGCGTGATCGGCGGTATGCTTACCGCCGCGGTCCTGGCGATCTTCTGGATTCCGCTGTTCTATGTGGTGGTCAGCTCGATGTTCAAGGACAAGAGCGTCAAACAATCCAATGATGAGGAGGCCGTCCAGTGA
- a CDS encoding alpha/beta fold hydrolase, which translates to MSTFTTRDGTEIYFKDWGSGKPVLFSHGWPLDADMWEYQMQYLSSRGYRTIAFDRRGFGRSSQPWTGYDYDTFADDIAQLIEHLDLHDVTLVGFSMGGGDVSRYIGRHGTSRVSKLALLGAVTPIFGKAADFPEGVDASVFAGIKDGLLKDRAQFISDFAAPFYGIDKGQKISDGVLTQTLNIALLASLKGTVDCVTAFSQTDFRADMAKVDVPTLVIHGDADAIVPFETTGKLAAQMIEGAELKVYEGAPHGFAVTHQQRLNEDLLAFVSR; encoded by the coding sequence ATGAGCACATTCACCACCCGCGACGGCACCGAGATCTATTTCAAGGACTGGGGCAGCGGCAAGCCCGTGCTGTTCAGCCACGGCTGGCCGCTGGACGCCGACATGTGGGAATACCAGATGCAGTACCTGAGCAGCCGCGGCTACCGCACCATCGCCTTCGACCGCCGCGGTTTCGGGCGCTCCAGCCAGCCGTGGACGGGCTACGACTACGACACCTTCGCCGACGACATCGCCCAGCTGATCGAACACCTCGATCTGCACGATGTGACCCTGGTGGGCTTCTCCATGGGCGGCGGCGACGTCAGCCGCTATATCGGCCGACACGGCACGTCGCGGGTGAGCAAGCTGGCGCTGCTCGGTGCGGTCACGCCGATCTTCGGCAAGGCCGCGGATTTCCCTGAAGGCGTCGACGCTTCAGTGTTCGCCGGCATCAAGGACGGCCTGCTCAAGGACCGCGCGCAGTTCATCAGCGATTTCGCCGCGCCGTTCTATGGCATCGACAAGGGCCAGAAAATTTCCGACGGCGTGCTCACCCAGACCCTCAACATCGCGTTGCTGGCCTCGCTCAAGGGCACCGTCGACTGCGTCACCGCGTTTTCGCAAACCGATTTTCGTGCCGACATGGCCAAGGTCGATGTACCGACCCTGGTGATCCACGGCGACGCCGACGCCATCGTGCCGTTCGAGACCACCGGCAAGCTCGCCGCGCAGATGATCGAGGGCGCCGAACTGAAGGTGTACGAAGGCGCGCCCCATGGCTTCGCCGTGACCCATCAGCAGCGTCTGAACGAAGACCTGCTGGCCTTCGTGTCCCGCTGA
- a CDS encoding DUF3592 domain-containing protein, translating to MPVPVFLALVFGCVGAVLMGIGLSRRRASRDWLCAQGRIIASEWGLSTPSRYPRFEWRDEHGNLHMHESSMSSWRHYRKGDPVAVRYDPAFPKRAVIDTPVQRGASFFWLGVLLCAISVVFLLVELLLN from the coding sequence ATGCCTGTTCCCGTTTTTCTTGCCCTGGTGTTCGGCTGCGTCGGTGCCGTGCTCATGGGCATCGGCCTTTCCCGCCGGCGTGCCAGCCGTGACTGGCTATGCGCCCAGGGGCGCATCATTGCCAGCGAATGGGGGCTGAGCACGCCGAGCCGCTACCCACGCTTCGAGTGGCGCGACGAGCACGGCAACCTGCACATGCACGAAAGCAGCATGAGCAGCTGGCGCCACTACCGCAAAGGTGATCCGGTGGCGGTGCGCTACGATCCGGCGTTTCCCAAGCGCGCGGTGATCGACACTCCGGTGCAGCGTGGCGCGTCGTTCTTCTGGCTGGGCGTGCTGCTGTGCGCCATCTCGGTAGTCTTTCTGCTCGTCGAGCTGCTGCTCAACTGA
- a CDS encoding DedA family protein has translation MEFIHLVIDFILHIDQHLAALTAQYGTWIYAILFLIVFCETGLVVTPFLPGDSLLFVAGAIAVHGEMNVHLLVLLLITAAILGDAVNYTIGRFLGERLFRNPDSKIFRRRHLEITQQFYARHGGKTIILARFVPIVRTFAPFVAGMGRMSYAHFAAYNVVGAILWVTLFTYGGYFFGNLPAVQSNLHYLIVGIIIVSILPGVIQLIRHKMGSSSRVQTPQ, from the coding sequence ATGGAATTCATTCACCTGGTTATCGATTTCATTCTGCATATCGACCAGCACCTGGCGGCCCTGACCGCTCAATACGGCACCTGGATCTACGCGATCCTGTTCCTGATCGTGTTCTGCGAAACTGGCCTGGTGGTCACGCCGTTCCTGCCCGGTGATTCATTGCTGTTCGTGGCCGGCGCCATCGCCGTGCACGGCGAGATGAACGTGCACCTGCTGGTGCTGCTGCTGATCACCGCGGCGATTCTCGGCGATGCGGTGAATTACACCATCGGCCGCTTCCTCGGTGAGCGCCTGTTCCGCAACCCGGACTCGAAGATCTTCCGCCGCCGTCACCTGGAAATCACCCAGCAGTTCTACGCCCGCCATGGCGGCAAGACCATCATCCTGGCGCGCTTCGTGCCGATCGTGCGTACCTTCGCGCCCTTCGTCGCCGGCATGGGCCGCATGAGCTACGCCCATTTCGCTGCCTACAACGTGGTCGGCGCGATCCTGTGGGTCACCCTGTTCACCTACGGCGGCTACTTCTTCGGCAATCTGCCGGCGGTGCAGAGCAACCTGCACTACCTGATCGTCGGCATCATCATCGTGTCGATCCTGCCGGGCGTGATCCAGCTGATCCGCCACAAGATGGGCAGTTCCAGCCGCGTGCAGACGCCGCAATAA
- a CDS encoding amidohydrolase — translation MNDADLILLNGKFHTVDPERPHASAVAIKDGRFIAVGSDAEAMATKGAATKVIDLNKRTAIPGLNDSHLHLIRGGLNYNLELRWEGVPSLADALRMLKDQADRTPTPQWVRVVGGWNEFQFAEKRMPTLAEINQAAPDTPVFLLHLYDRALLNRAALRVVGYTKDTPNPPGGEIQRDANGEPTGMLIARPNAMILYSTLSKGPKLPLEYQVNSTRQFMRELNRLGLTSAIDAGGGYQNYPDDYQVIQELADKDQLTVRIAYNLFTQKPKEELADFQQWTKTVTYGQGTDYFRHNGAGEMLAFSAADFEDFLEPRPDLPPNMEADLEPVVRHLVEHRWPFRLHATYDESISRMLDVFEKVNRDIPFNGLPWFFDHAETITPKNIERVRALGGGIAIQHRMAFQGEYFVDRYGKQAAESTPPIKRMLAEGVPVGAGTDATRVASYNPWTSLYWLVSGKTVGGTALYPEGLSREVALQLFTQGSAWFSNEQGKKGQIRVGQLADVAVLSQDYFSVSEEAIKYLESVLTVVGGKVVYGADEFDKYGNPPLPVLPDWSPVAKVPGHWKPAAPLQAAVHQCVGSCAVHAHSHERARQSKVPVSDYAGFWGAFGCSCFAF, via the coding sequence ATGAACGACGCCGACCTGATCCTGCTCAACGGCAAATTCCACACCGTGGACCCCGAGCGCCCGCACGCGAGCGCCGTGGCGATCAAGGATGGCCGCTTCATCGCGGTCGGCAGCGACGCCGAGGCCATGGCCACCAAGGGCGCCGCCACCAAGGTCATCGATCTCAACAAGCGTACCGCCATTCCCGGCCTCAACGATTCGCACCTGCACCTGATCCGCGGCGGCCTGAACTACAACCTCGAGCTGCGCTGGGAAGGCGTGCCATCCCTGGCCGATGCCCTGCGCATGCTCAAGGACCAGGCCGACCGCACGCCCACCCCGCAATGGGTGCGCGTGGTCGGGGGCTGGAACGAGTTCCAGTTCGCCGAAAAGCGCATGCCAACCCTGGCCGAGATCAACCAGGCGGCGCCGGACACCCCGGTGTTCCTGCTGCACCTCTATGACCGCGCCTTGCTCAACCGCGCCGCCCTGCGCGTGGTCGGCTACACCAAGGACACACCCAACCCGCCCGGTGGCGAAATCCAGCGTGACGCCAACGGCGAGCCGACCGGCATGCTGATCGCCCGCCCCAATGCGATGATTCTCTACTCGACCCTGTCCAAAGGGCCGAAGCTGCCCCTCGAATACCAGGTCAACTCGACCCGCCAGTTCATGCGCGAGCTCAATCGCCTGGGCCTGACCAGCGCCATCGATGCCGGCGGCGGTTACCAGAACTACCCGGACGACTACCAGGTAATCCAGGAGCTGGCCGACAAGGACCAGCTGACCGTGCGCATCGCCTACAACCTGTTCACCCAGAAGCCCAAGGAGGAACTGGCCGATTTCCAGCAGTGGACCAAGACCGTCACCTACGGTCAGGGCACCGACTACTTCCGCCACAACGGCGCTGGCGAGATGCTGGCGTTTTCGGCCGCCGACTTCGAGGACTTCCTCGAGCCGCGCCCGGACCTGCCGCCGAACATGGAGGCCGATCTGGAGCCGGTGGTGCGCCACCTGGTCGAGCATCGCTGGCCGTTCCGCCTGCACGCCACCTACGACGAATCCATTTCGCGCATGCTCGACGTGTTCGAGAAGGTCAACCGCGACATCCCGTTCAATGGCCTGCCATGGTTCTTCGACCACGCCGAAACCATCACCCCGAAAAACATCGAGCGGGTGAGGGCGCTGGGCGGTGGCATCGCCATCCAGCACCGCATGGCGTTCCAGGGTGAATACTTCGTCGACCGCTATGGCAAGCAGGCGGCGGAAAGTACCCCGCCGATCAAACGCATGCTCGCCGAGGGCGTGCCGGTCGGCGCCGGCACCGACGCCACCCGCGTGGCCAGCTACAACCCCTGGACCTCGCTGTACTGGCTGGTGAGCGGCAAGACCGTGGGCGGCACCGCGCTGTACCCCGAAGGGCTGTCGCGTGAAGTCGCGCTGCAGCTGTTCACCCAGGGCAGCGCCTGGTTCTCCAACGAGCAGGGCAAGAAGGGGCAGATCCGCGTGGGCCAGCTGGCCGACGTGGCGGTGCTCTCGCAGGACTATTTCAGCGTGTCCGAAGAGGCCATCAAGTACCTGGAATCGGTGCTCACCGTGGTGGGCGGCAAGGTGGTCTACGGCGCCGACGAGTTCGACAAGTACGGCAACCCACCGCTGCCGGTACTGCCGGACTGGTCGCCAGTAGCCAAGGTACCGGGGCACTGGAAGCCCGCTGCACCGCTGCAGGCCGCCGTGCACCAGTGCGTCGGTTCCTGCGCGGTACACGCCCACAGCCACGAGCGCGCGCGGCAGAGCAAGGTGCCGGTGAGCGACTATGCCGGCTTCTGGGGCGCGTTCGGGTGTTCGTGCTTCGCGTTCTGA
- a CDS encoding antibiotic biosynthesis monooxygenase encodes MPTTVPSDVVTLVIQHQVRPGCLPAYEAWLKRALAAAEQQPGHLGVNVIRADGQGDAFTTVLRFAEGWQLDEWIASDRRRLLIDEVLPLLEGGDQIQVSRDHEFWFTPEHAQASQPPKWKQAVLTYLVICPLTMIIPQLWLPLFQQYPALGGVVPSNLLITLCIVVPVVFWIMPAVTRWCAGWLSAR; translated from the coding sequence ATGCCAACCACTGTGCCGAGCGATGTGGTGACTTTGGTCATCCAGCACCAGGTGCGCCCCGGTTGCCTGCCCGCCTACGAGGCCTGGCTCAAGCGCGCCCTGGCCGCCGCCGAGCAGCAGCCGGGCCACCTGGGCGTCAACGTGATCCGCGCGGACGGGCAGGGCGATGCCTTCACTACTGTGCTGCGCTTCGCCGAGGGCTGGCAACTGGACGAGTGGATCGCCTCGGACCGCCGCCGTCTGCTGATCGACGAGGTGCTGCCGCTGCTCGAAGGCGGCGACCAGATCCAGGTCAGCCGCGACCACGAATTCTGGTTCACCCCCGAACATGCCCAGGCATCCCAGCCGCCGAAGTGGAAACAGGCGGTGCTGACCTACCTGGTCATCTGCCCGCTGACCATGATCATCCCGCAGTTGTGGCTGCCGCTGTTTCAGCAGTACCCGGCGCTGGGCGGCGTGGTGCCGAGCAACCTGCTGATCACCCTGTGCATCGTCGTGCCGGTGGTGTTCTGGATCATGCCGGCGGTCACCCGCTGGTGCGCCGGCTGGCTGAGCGCCCGCTGA
- a CDS encoding AdeC/AdeK/OprM family multidrug efflux complex outer membrane factor: MRQSLLSLAVAGIVLSGCTMIPDYQRPQSPVDNAWPQGKAYEGSNVQGSVAAADLGWREFLRDPALQRLVETALNNNRDLRVAALNVEAFQAQYRIQRSELFPNISADGSGTRQRTPADLSQTGRSTVGGQYSATVGVNAWEVDFFGRLRSLNEQTLQQYFATEEARRSTQISLIASVANAYLTLQADEALLKLTRDTLGTYQRSLELTQRSFDVGVTDALSLSQARTAVQTAQANLAQYTRQVAQDRNALGVLLGGPVPADLPQGDGLDKQLLADVPAGLPSDLLQRRPDVLQAERELLAANASIGAARAAFFPSISLTANAGTASRQLSGLFDGGSGTWLFQPQINLPIFTAGRLRANLDYAEIQKNIQVANYEKAVQTAFQEVADGLAARGTYEEQLQAQRNLVETSENYYDLADRRFRTGVDSYLTLLDAQRQLFSAEQQLIGVRLSQLTSEINLYKALGGGWNERNQAAPASEPVPQS, encoded by the coding sequence GTGAGGCAGTCCCTGTTGTCTCTGGCAGTCGCGGGCATCGTGCTCAGCGGCTGCACCATGATCCCTGACTACCAGCGCCCGCAGTCGCCCGTCGACAACGCCTGGCCCCAGGGCAAAGCCTACGAGGGCAGCAACGTGCAGGGTTCGGTGGCTGCCGCCGATCTGGGCTGGCGCGAATTCCTGCGTGACCCGGCGCTGCAGCGCCTGGTGGAAACCGCGCTGAACAACAACCGCGACCTGCGCGTCGCGGCGTTGAACGTCGAAGCCTTCCAGGCCCAGTACCGCATCCAGCGTTCCGAGCTGTTCCCCAACATCTCGGCCGATGGCAGCGGTACTCGCCAGCGCACGCCAGCCGACCTGTCGCAGACCGGCCGTTCCACGGTTGGCGGCCAGTACAGCGCGACCGTGGGCGTGAATGCCTGGGAGGTGGATTTCTTCGGGCGTCTGCGCAGCCTCAACGAGCAGACCCTGCAGCAGTATTTCGCCACCGAAGAAGCCCGACGCAGCACCCAGATCAGCCTGATCGCCAGCGTGGCCAACGCCTACCTGACGCTGCAGGCCGACGAGGCGCTGCTCAAGCTGACCCGCGACACCCTTGGCACCTACCAACGCAGCCTGGAGCTGACCCAGCGCAGCTTTGACGTTGGTGTGACCGACGCGCTGTCCCTGAGCCAGGCGCGCACCGCAGTGCAGACCGCCCAGGCCAACCTGGCGCAGTACACCCGCCAGGTCGCCCAGGATCGCAACGCTCTCGGCGTGCTGCTCGGCGGCCCGGTGCCGGCCGACCTGCCGCAAGGCGATGGCCTGGACAAGCAGCTGCTGGCCGACGTGCCGGCGGGCCTGCCGTCCGATCTGCTGCAGCGTCGTCCCGACGTGCTGCAGGCCGAGCGGGAACTGCTCGCCGCCAACGCCAGCATCGGCGCCGCGCGTGCCGCGTTCTTCCCCAGCATCAGCCTGACTGCCAACGCCGGCACCGCCAGCCGTCAGCTGTCGGGTCTGTTCGACGGCGGTTCGGGCACCTGGCTGTTCCAGCCGCAGATCAACCTGCCGATCTTCACGGCCGGTCGCCTGCGCGCCAACCTCGACTACGCCGAGATCCAGAAGAACATCCAGGTGGCGAACTACGAGAAGGCGGTGCAGACCGCCTTCCAGGAAGTCGCCGATGGTCTCGCCGCCCGCGGTACCTACGAGGAGCAGCTGCAGGCGCAGCGCAACCTGGTGGAAACCTCGGAGAACTACTACGACCTGGCCGACCGCCGTTTCCGTACCGGTGTGGACAGCTACCTGACCCTGCTCGATGCCCAGCGCCAGCTGTTCAGCGCCGAGCAGCAGCTGATCGGCGTACGCCTGTCGCAACTGACCAGCGAGATCAATCTGTACAAGGCGCTTGGTGGTGGCTGGAACGAGCGTAACCAGGCTGCGCCGGCCAGCGAGCCGGTCCCGCAGTCCTGA
- a CDS encoding RcnB family protein, producing MKTTPTLSILFGALLASGMAHAADPAKQEPAREAYQNQVLKQQPDQEDPQAKDPMHIGDLKEGTPAPHKYWRDDYAIKDLKKHNLPEPEDKEHEHWVKIGTDYVLLNNNTGTIQRIIKGK from the coding sequence ATGAAAACCACGCCCACCCTCAGCATCTTGTTCGGCGCCCTGCTGGCCAGCGGCATGGCCCATGCGGCCGATCCGGCCAAGCAGGAACCGGCCCGCGAGGCTTACCAGAATCAGGTGCTCAAGCAGCAGCCGGACCAGGAAGACCCGCAAGCCAAGGATCCGATGCACATCGGCGATCTCAAGGAAGGCACCCCGGCACCGCACAAGTACTGGCGTGACGACTATGCGATCAAGGACCTGAAAAAGCACAACCTGCCGGAGCCCGAAGACAAGGAGCACGAGCACTGGGTGAAGATCGGTACCGATTACGTGTTGCTCAACAACAACACCGGCACCATCCAGCGCATCATCAAGGGCAAGTAA